From the Kribbella sp. CA-293567 genome, the window CGCCCATCCCGGAGACCGCGGACGTCAGCACGACGCCCGGGCGCAGCTCGGGGGCCCCGAGCACCTTCTCGATCTCGGCGACCTGCTGCTCGCGACCGGAGAAGTCGTCGAGGTCGTCGGGCAACTGACGGATCTCTTCGCCCCGCGACACCGGCCGGGACCCAGCGGCGACCAACTCGGCCCGCTGGTCGTCGGTCAGGCCGAGACCGTCGCTCAACAGCGCCAGCGTGGCCGGCCGAGGACGGCGGCGGCGGCCGGTCTCCAGCGCCCGGATGCCCTCGACGCTGACCCCGGCCGCCGCAGCCAAGACCTCCTGCGACAAGCCGGCGGCCTTGCGGAAGCCTCGGAGTACCGGGCCGAAGTCAGACATTCGACCGCAGTTCTTCGACTCGTGTGACTCCGTGGCGAGCCGCGAGGTCCTGTGCGGAGCTTAGTTGCGCCGCGGCCTCGGCCGGGCGGCCCATCGCTTGAAGGACCCGCGCCAGGTGCTCCCGGACGCGGGCTTCGGACTGCCAGGTGCCACGCACCATTTCGAGGGCGGAGGTCAGGTGCTGCTCGGCGCGGTCCAGGTGACCGCGGGCGAACTCGGTACGGCCGAGATCCTCGACGGCCTCGGCCACCCCGAAGGTGTCACCGGCAGCGAGGGCCGTCGTTCGGCACTCTTCGAAGAGGGCCAGGGATTCGTCGAACCGTCCGGACTCCCGGTATGCGGTTCCGACGGTTCCCAGAACCCAGCGGCGCGCGTTGGCGTCGCCGACCTTGTGCACGAGCTCGACGGCGCGCTCGAACTCGTGATCCCGGGCGGAGGGCCGTCCTTGTCGGCCGGCGATGATCCCGAGGATCACCCGCCCGTCTGCCTCCACAGCCAGGTCGCCCAGGCGCACCGCACCCGCGATCCCCCGGTCGGCCGACGCGATCGCCTCCTCGTAGCGCCCGAGTTCGGCGAGATACTCACCGAGGAAGACCTGCCCTTCCGCGGCCATCTCCTCGTACTTGACCGTTGCCGGTACCGCGAGCGCGGTTGTCATGTGCTCGGCCGCCAGTGGGTAGCGGCCTGCGGCGCCGCAGTGCTGGGCGAGGTCGAACGCCACCAGAGCAGTCGCCCGAGGGTCGCGGAACGACTGCGCCGCCGCGAGGGCGATGGCGCCCAGCGCGACGCCGTCGGAGTACCGGCGCCGGGCGTGCAGGTAGGGCATCAGTCCGACGACGATCCTGACCGCCATGGCCTGTTCCTCGGGCGGTCCGGTCGCGGCGCGCCTGATCGCGGCGATGATCTCGTCGATCTCCTCGTCCAGCCAAACGTGCAGCTCCTCGAGCGAGGACTCCGGCACGTCCGCAGTCCAGCCCGGTTCGCTCCAGTCGTCCGTCATCGGCGTGACGAACCAGAGCGTCCTGCTCCGCCACGTCATCGCGAGATACAGCCGCAGTACCCGCAGCCGCGCGGCGTCCCGAGCCGCCTCGTCGGTCAGCTCCGCGGTGGTCTCATCGACGAAACTCCGGATCAGGTCGTGCATCCGGTAGCGCTGTGGCGCCGGCGATTCCAGCAGGTGCAGGTCGACCAGCCTTTCCAGGCAGTGGTCGGCCTCGGGAACGGAGAGGTCGAGCACGGCGGCCGCCACCCGAAGATCGAGCTCTTCGCCTTCGTGCAGCCCGAGCAACCGGAAGGCACCGACTGCCCGGGCATCACGCTCGGCCGCCGCGGACAACGAGAACTCGATGCCGGCCCGGACGTCGAGATCGGCGATCGACAGCTCGTCCAGGCGCCGGCGATCGCTGTCCAGCCGGCCGTTCAAGTCAGCGAGGCTCCACGACGGCTCGTCCGCGAGCCGGGCGCCCGCGATGCGCAAGGCCAGCGGGAGGCCGCCGCACAACCGCACGATCGACAGCGCGCTGGCCCGATCTTCAGCCACCCGGGCCGCCCCGACCATCGTGGCGAGCATCTCCAGCGCCTCCTGGTCCGGCAGCACCTCCAGCGCCACCCGGGCGACGCCGGGCAGCGAGCTGAGCGTCCGGCGACTCGTGATCAGTACTCCGCAGGTCGATGCCCCCGGCAACAAAGGTGCCACCTGCGCGGCACTGACCGCGTTGTCGAGCAGCACCAGAACCCGGCGGCCGGCCAGTGCCGACCGGTAGCGCGAGGCGGCTTCGTCCACGTCGTGCGGATCGTCCGGACCGCGCAGCCCCAAACTCTGCGTCAGCCGGCCGAGCGCTTCCTCGACCGTCAACGGCCGGCCCGGCCCGAATCCCCGGAGATTGAGGTACAGCTGGCCGTCGGGGTAGCGATCGGCCAGCCTGTGCGCGACATGGACGGCCAGGGCGGTCTTGCCGATGCCACCCATTCCCGCGATCGCCGACGTCATCACAACGCCCGGCCGTTTCTCCCCGGCCGCGAAGGCCCGCACGAGCGCGGCCACCTGGCGCTCACGCCCGGAGAAGTCGGCCAGGTCGTCGGGCAGCTGGCGCGGTACCTCGGCCCCGGCTTTCGTCCGTGCTCCCGCGGCCACCAGTTCGGCCCGCTCGACCTCGCTCAGCGCGAGACCGTCACCGAGCAGCTTCAGCGTGGCCGGGCGGGGATGCCGCCGGCGACCGGTCTCCAGCAGCTTGATCCCCTCGACGCTGACGCCGGAGACGTCGGCGAGACGCTCCCGCGACAAGCCGGCGGCCTTGCGGAAGCCTCGGAGTACCGGGCCGAAGTCAGACATTCAGGTCGTACGCCTGCCTTCCGCCGTTGACCGTGGTGAAGAGCGAGTAGAGCGACGTGGTGGCGGTCAGGAAGAGGCGGTTGCGCTTGGCGCCGCCGAAGCAGAGGTTGGAGACGGTCTCGGGGACCAGGAGCTTGCCGAGCAGGGTGCCGTCGGGGTGGTAGACGTGGACGCCGTCGGCGGCCGCGCCCCAGACCCGGCCTTCGCTGTCGAGGCGGATGCCGTCGAACGCGCCGTTGCCGCACTCGGCGAACAGCTCACCACCGGACAGTTTGTCCCCGTCGACGGTGAAGACCCGGATGGTCGCCTCTTCCGTGTCGGTCACGTAGAGCAGGTTGCCGTCGTTGGAGAAGGCCAAACCGTTCGGCCGGTTGAAGTCGTCGGCAACCACGGTCAGCGTGCCGTCCGGAGCGATCCGGTAGACGTGGCAGCCGCCGACCTCGATCTCCCCCTGATACCCCTCGTAGTCACTGTCGATCCCGTACGCCGGATCGGTGAACCACACCGCGCCGTCCGCGCCCACCACGACGTCGTTCGGGCTGTTCAGCCGACCGCCGTTGTATCCGTCGGCGAGCACCCGGATCGACCCGTCGTGCTCGGTGCGCGTCACCCGGCGGTTGCCGTGCTCGCAACTGACCAAGCGGCCCTGCTCATCCATGGTGTGCCCGTTGGTGTTCCCGGCCGGCTCCCGGAACACCGACACCTGGTACGACGTCTCGTCCCAGCGCAGGATCCGGTCACTGGGGATGTCGCTCCACACCAGGTACCGCCCGGCCGCCGAGTACGCCGGTCCCTCCAGCCATCGCCCACCGGTCCACAACCGCTCGAGTCGCGAGTCCCCCCGGATCCCGGCGAAGCGGTCGTCCAGCTTCACCCACTCGGCAGGGACGGTTCCAGCCAACGGCTCAAGCAGAGGCATCCGGGACGCTCCTCATCGAAGTACCGACGTTGTCACCCGTGATCGTACGACCGCGAGGCCCCGTCCGCGTTCCACTTGCTGGACGAAGTGACCAGTCAGTAGACAGTCACCGGCCCGGAGCGCCGGTTCGAGCGGCCGGCCACGCTGGTGTGACATAGAACCTGTCACCCCTGAGGTCTTGTTGACCCTAGACTCAGCCGGGCCGAAGGGAGTTCAGCTGTGTCTGACAGCAAGCGCATCACCAAGGTTCTGGTCGCGAACCGGGGCGAGATCGCCGTCCGGGTCGTTCGTGCCGCCGCCGACGCGGGGCTGGGCAGCGTCGCCGTGTACGCCGAGCCCGACCGCGACGCCCTGTTCGTCCGGCTGGCCGACGAGGCCTATTCGCTGGACGGCGCGACGCCGGCCGACTCCTACCTGAACATCGCCAAGATCCTCGACGTCGCGGCCCGCTCCGGCGCGGACGCGGTGCACCCGGGCTACGGCTTCCTGGCCGAGAACGCCGAGTTCGCCCAGGCGGTGCTCGACGCCGGCCTGATCTGGATCGGCCCGCCGCCGTCGGCGATCGACTCGCTGGGCGACAAGGTGAAGGCCCGGCACATCGCCGAGAAGGTCGGCGCGCCGCAGGTCCCCGGGACGCCGAACCCGGTGGCCGACGCCGGCGAGGTGGTGGCCTTCGCCACGGAGTACGGGCTGCCGATCGCGATCAAGGCGGCGTACGGCGGTGGCGGTCGCGGGATGAAGGTCGCGCGCACGATGGAAGAGGTGCCGGAGCTGTTCGAGTCGGCGACCCGGGAGGCGATCAGCGCCTTCGGTCGCGGCGAGTGCTTCGTCGAGCGCTACCTGGACAAGCCGCGGCACGTCGAGACCCAGTGCCTGGCCGATGCCCACGGCAACGTCGTGGTGATCTCCACCCGGGACTGCTCGCTGCAGCGCCGCTACCAGAAGCTGGTCGAGGAGGCGCCCGCGCCGTTCATCTCGGCCGAGCAGCTCGAGACGCTCTACACGTCGTCGAAGGCGATCCTGCGCGAAGCCGGGTACGTCGGCGCCGGCACCTGCGAGTTCCTGATCGGCCAGGACGGCCTGATCTCCTTCCTGGAGGTCAACACCCGGCTGCAGGTCGAGCACCCGGTCAGCGAAGAGGTGACCGGGATCGACCTGGTCCGGGAGATGTTCCGGATCGCCGACGGCGAGGAGCTCGGCTACGACGACCCGGAGGTGTCCGGCCACTCGATCGAGTTCCGGATCAACGCCGAGGACCCGGGCCGCGGTTTCCTGCCGGCGCCCGGCACGCTGACCAAGTGGCACGCGCCGTCCGGACCGGGCATCCGGCTCGACGGCGGCTACGACCAGGGCGAGACCGTGCCCGGGTCGTTCGACTCGCTGGTCGCCAAGCTGATCGTCACCGGTCGCGACCGGACCCAGGCGCTGGAGCGGTCCCGCCGCGCGCTGAAGGAGTTCGTGGTCGAGGGGATGCCGAGCGCCGTGCCGTTCCACGCGGCCGTGGTGAGCGACCCGGCCTTCGTCGGTGACGAGGGCTTCCAGGTGCACACCCGCTGGATCGAGACCGAGTTCGACAACCAGATCCCGCCGTACGACGGCGCCGCGGACGTCGCCGAGCAGGGCGAGCGGGAGAAGGTCACCGTCGAGGTCGGCGGCAAGCGGCTCGAGGTCGTCCTCCCCGCCGGGCTGGGCGCGTCGGGAGCGGCCGCCGCCGGTACGGCGAAGAAGAAGCCGTCCCGGCGCGCGGGTGGCAGCGGCAAGGCCGCCGCCTCCGGCGACTCGCTCACCTCGCCGATGCAGGGCACCATCGTGAAGATCGCCGTCGAAGAGGGCGCGACGGTCGCCGAGGGCGACCTGATCGTGGTCCTGGAGGCGATGAAGATGGAGCAGCCCCTGAACGCCCACCGCCCCGGCACCGTCACCGGCCTGTCCGCCGAGGTAGGCGCAACGGTGGCGGCAGGCGCGGCGATCTGCGAGATCAAGGACTGACCCCACCACTGGTGGGCTTGAACACCCGGCGGTGACCTTGAACAGGATATTTCTTGTCCAAGGTCACCGTTTGGTGTCCGCGGTCTCCACTTGTGGTGATCCACAGGCGTTTCTCAGGGTTTGGCGGTAGCTTCCCTGCAGGATTGCCGCGAGGTGAGGAGAACTTTGCATGTCCAGGAAGACCCACGAGCAGCAGCTGGCTCAACGCAAGGCGCAGCGACAGGCCGAGCGGCAGGCTGAACGCGCCAAGCAGCGGAGGATGGTGGCCGCCACCATCGCGGCGATCGTCGCGGTGGTCGCGGTGATCGGCGGCGGCGTCGTGCTGCTCGCCAAGAACACCGGGAACGACACCCCGGCGGCCGCGGACTCGCCGTCGGCGCCTGCCGCCGGAGCGGAGAACAAGCCGGTCTCGATCCCGACCGCGATCGCGCCGGCGCCGAAGCGCGCCAAGCCGCTCGCGGCGGAGGTGGACTGCGCCTACACCAAGTCCGCCGAGCCGGCCAGCAAGAAGGTCAACCCGCCGGCTGACGGCAAGGTCAAAGCCAGCGGCACCTCGAAGGTCTCCCTGAGCACCTCGGTGGGCGACCTGCAGTTCACCCTGGACAGCGCCCTCGCGCCCTGCACCGTGAAGAGCTTCCTGAACCTGGTCGGCCAGAAGTACTACGACAACACCACCTGCCACCGGCTCACCGTCGGCGAGGGACTGCAGGTGCTGCAGTGCGGCGATCCGACCACCGACGAGGCCCGCCAGGGCAGCGGCGGACCGGGGTACAGCTTCAAGGACGAGGTGTTCCCGGAGCTCAAGTACGGCCGCGGCGTGCTGGCGATGGCCAACTCGGGTCCCAACACGAACGGCAGCCAGTTCTTCGTCGTCTACGGCAGCGCCGGCCTGCCCCCGTCGTACTCGGCCTTCGGCACGATCGACAAGGCGAGTCTGGACATCATCGACAAGGTCGCGAACGCGGGCGTCGTGCCGGGCGGTGGCGGACCTACCGATGGCAGGCCCGCCACTCCGGTGGAGATCAAGACGGCGACCGCCGCCAGCTAGTACTCAGGCCAGTTCGCCGTACTTGCCGCGCGGCCAGGCCAGCAAGGCGTCGATCTGGACCATGCCGGACTGCTCCAGCAACTGGACCGGTCCTTCGGCGAAGTGGAAGAGGCCCGTGGCGGGATCGCGGGCCTCTTTCCATGCCCGGGTGGAGTAGGCCTCGGCGACCGCCTTGTACTTGCGGTCGTGCGAGACGGAGTCCAGGATCAGCAGGTTCTTGAAGTAGATCGCGTTGAACCTGGTCGGCTGCTTCCACAGCCGGTCCTCGGCCGCGTAGAAGGCCAGCGAGGCCTTCGCGAGTGCCTTGGCGTCGTTCAGGTACTTCTTGTCGCGCGTTGCCTTGTACAACAGGGTTCCGGCACCCAGCATGACGCCCTGGTTGTAGCTCCACTGGGTCTTCTCGATCGTGCCGGCCAGGTCGATGTGGTCCCAGTACAGCCCGTTCGGCGCCAGCATGCACTGCTGTGCCCAGGCGTACATCTTCTTCGCCCAGGTCAGGTAGGACTTGTCCCGGGTCAGCAGGTAGAGGTGCGCGCCCAGCTCGGCGCCCGGGCCGTTGGAGATGGTGTTGCGGTCCTGGCTCCAGGGCGCCTGGGTCCAGTAGACGCCGCCCGCGCACGGGTGGGTGGTGTCGGTGTCCCAGCCGTGCACGACGAGCGCGAAGATCTCCTTCGCCCGTGCGAGCGACGAGCGGTCACCAGTCCGCTGGTACTGCTGGATCAGGTGCAGCCCGATCCACTCGTTGTCGTCGTAGAACTTGTCCCCGCCCTGACCGAGCGGCGGCCGCAGGTAGGAGTCGTAGCCCTTCGGCGTGGTGGTCGCATTCCAGTAGGGCTCGTACAGGTCCAGCCGGCGCTGGGCCTCCTGGTCGGCCTTGCGCCCGGAGCCGGGGATGCCGGCCAGGTTCTCGGCGGCGACCGCGGCCTGCGAGTAAGGCCAGATGTAGGAGTACGGGTTCTGCTGCTCGTTCGGGTACTCCTCCAGCAGCAGTCCCTGTTGGCCGACCTCGAAGTACTTGTTCAGCGCCTGGTACGACGCCTGGGCCCTGGCCGCCGGCGAGTGCGGTCCACCGGTCACTGCGCCGGCCTTCGCGTCGGCGGCCGGTGTGTGCAGCGCGGCCAGCATCCCGACCGCGAGCAAGCCGCCGGCGATCCGTTGAGTTGGTATACCAAATTTTCTGCGCATCGACTTGCTCCTCCTGGGGCGGCAGCGATTGACATCGATGTCACGTTCTAGCTGGCCAGGGGTTTCGCCGTCAATGCCTCAGCCCGAACCGAGTTGACTCCCAGTTGGCATACCAACCGACGTGGGTTGCACCCCGGCGAACGCGAACCAGGCCGATCGCAGGCCCAGTCGGCTCCTGACCTGATCTCCGGTCAGCACGACCTTCCCCTTCGAGCCGATCGCCTCGACCGACAGCACCCGGCCACCTGACGGACCGACCTTGGTTCGGCGTACGACCCGCAGACTGCGCAGGGAGCCGACTCCGAAGGCCGCTTGCAACTGCGCGCTGGTCCGGGTGACCCGCCAGGTCACATTCGGGTTCTTGTTGCCCGGGTAGGCGTCCCAGCCGTCCAGTTTCAGCACCTGGTACGCCGCGTCGCCGTCCGCCGTCGCGCCACCGTTGGAGGACGAGAACTCGGCCATGATCGGCTTGCTCCGGTAGAGCCGGATCTGCCCGGCCGTGGCCGCGATCGCCGCGTTGGTCTGGGACTTCTCCGAGTTGTAGCCGCCGTACACCTGACAAGAGGTGGTGTCACACAGGTCGTAGGCCCGCTTCGCCGCACGGTTGCGGTGGTACACCGAATAGGTGCGAGCGGCAACCGACTGG encodes:
- a CDS encoding acetyl/propionyl/methylcrotonyl-CoA carboxylase subunit alpha; translated protein: MSDSKRITKVLVANRGEIAVRVVRAAADAGLGSVAVYAEPDRDALFVRLADEAYSLDGATPADSYLNIAKILDVAARSGADAVHPGYGFLAENAEFAQAVLDAGLIWIGPPPSAIDSLGDKVKARHIAEKVGAPQVPGTPNPVADAGEVVAFATEYGLPIAIKAAYGGGGRGMKVARTMEEVPELFESATREAISAFGRGECFVERYLDKPRHVETQCLADAHGNVVVISTRDCSLQRRYQKLVEEAPAPFISAEQLETLYTSSKAILREAGYVGAGTCEFLIGQDGLISFLEVNTRLQVEHPVSEEVTGIDLVREMFRIADGEELGYDDPEVSGHSIEFRINAEDPGRGFLPAPGTLTKWHAPSGPGIRLDGGYDQGETVPGSFDSLVAKLIVTGRDRTQALERSRRALKEFVVEGMPSAVPFHAAVVSDPAFVGDEGFQVHTRWIETEFDNQIPPYDGAADVAEQGEREKVTVEVGGKRLEVVLPAGLGASGAAAAGTAKKKPSRRAGGSGKAAASGDSLTSPMQGTIVKIAVEEGATVAEGDLIVVLEAMKMEQPLNAHRPGTVTGLSAEVGATVAAGAAICEIKD
- a CDS encoding SMP-30/gluconolactonase/LRE family protein translates to MPLLEPLAGTVPAEWVKLDDRFAGIRGDSRLERLWTGGRWLEGPAYSAAGRYLVWSDIPSDRILRWDETSYQVSVFREPAGNTNGHTMDEQGRLVSCEHGNRRVTRTEHDGSIRVLADGYNGGRLNSPNDVVVGADGAVWFTDPAYGIDSDYEGYQGEIEVGGCHVYRIAPDGTLTVVADDFNRPNGLAFSNDGNLLYVTDTEEATIRVFTVDGDKLSGGELFAECGNGAFDGIRLDSEGRVWGAAADGVHVYHPDGTLLGKLLVPETVSNLCFGGAKRNRLFLTATTSLYSLFTTVNGGRQAYDLNV
- a CDS encoding glycoside hydrolase family 76 protein, with amino-acid sequence MRRKFGIPTQRIAGGLLAVGMLAALHTPAADAKAGAVTGGPHSPAARAQASYQALNKYFEVGQQGLLLEEYPNEQQNPYSYIWPYSQAAVAAENLAGIPGSGRKADQEAQRRLDLYEPYWNATTTPKGYDSYLRPPLGQGGDKFYDDNEWIGLHLIQQYQRTGDRSSLARAKEIFALVVHGWDTDTTHPCAGGVYWTQAPWSQDRNTISNGPGAELGAHLYLLTRDKSYLTWAKKMYAWAQQCMLAPNGLYWDHIDLAGTIEKTQWSYNQGVMLGAGTLLYKATRDKKYLNDAKALAKASLAFYAAEDRLWKQPTRFNAIYFKNLLILDSVSHDRKYKAVAEAYSTRAWKEARDPATGLFHFAEGPVQLLEQSGMVQIDALLAWPRGKYGELA
- a CDS encoding peptidylprolyl isomerase, giving the protein MSRKTHEQQLAQRKAQRQAERQAERAKQRRMVAATIAAIVAVVAVIGGGVVLLAKNTGNDTPAAADSPSAPAAGAENKPVSIPTAIAPAPKRAKPLAAEVDCAYTKSAEPASKKVNPPADGKVKASGTSKVSLSTSVGDLQFTLDSALAPCTVKSFLNLVGQKYYDNTTCHRLTVGEGLQVLQCGDPTTDEARQGSGGPGYSFKDEVFPELKYGRGVLAMANSGPNTNGSQFFVVYGSAGLPPSYSAFGTIDKASLDIIDKVANAGVVPGGGGPTDGRPATPVEIKTATAAS
- a CDS encoding ATP-binding protein, which encodes MSDFGPVLRGFRKAAGLSRERLADVSGVSVEGIKLLETGRRRHPRPATLKLLGDGLALSEVERAELVAAGARTKAGAEVPRQLPDDLADFSGRERQVAALVRAFAAGEKRPGVVMTSAIAGMGGIGKTALAVHVAHRLADRYPDGQLYLNLRGFGPGRPLTVEEALGRLTQSLGLRGPDDPHDVDEAASRYRSALAGRRVLVLLDNAVSAAQVAPLLPGASTCGVLITSRRTLSSLPGVARVALEVLPDQEALEMLATMVGAARVAEDRASALSIVRLCGGLPLALRIAGARLADEPSWSLADLNGRLDSDRRRLDELSIADLDVRAGIEFSLSAAAERDARAVGAFRLLGLHEGEELDLRVAAAVLDLSVPEADHCLERLVDLHLLESPAPQRYRMHDLIRSFVDETTAELTDEAARDAARLRVLRLYLAMTWRSRTLWFVTPMTDDWSEPGWTADVPESSLEELHVWLDEEIDEIIAAIRRAATGPPEEQAMAVRIVVGLMPYLHARRRYSDGVALGAIALAAAQSFRDPRATALVAFDLAQHCGAAGRYPLAAEHMTTALAVPATVKYEEMAAEGQVFLGEYLAELGRYEEAIASADRGIAGAVRLGDLAVEADGRVILGIIAGRQGRPSARDHEFERAVELVHKVGDANARRWVLGTVGTAYRESGRFDESLALFEECRTTALAAGDTFGVAEAVEDLGRTEFARGHLDRAEQHLTSALEMVRGTWQSEARVREHLARVLQAMGRPAEAAAQLSSAQDLAARHGVTRVEELRSNV